The Euleptes europaea isolate rEulEur1 chromosome 2, rEulEur1.hap1, whole genome shotgun sequence genome has a segment encoding these proteins:
- the BRPF3 gene encoding bromodomain and PHD finger-containing protein 3 isoform X1 — protein MRKPRRRSRQALEGRRSPSPYSLKCSPTRETLTYAQAQRIVEVDIDGRLHRISIYDPLKIITEDELTAQDITECNSNKENSEQPLFPSKSKKTQSKGKKKESGTKHAPGTSFHLPQPSFRMIDSLSQQDAPALPTAYYQYIEKPPEDIDVEVEYDMDEEDLAWLDIVNEKRKNDGYGSVSAETFELLVDRLEKESYLESRNNGPQQTLIDEDAVCCVCMDDECHNSNVILFCDICNLAVHQECYGVPYIPEGQWLCRCCLQSPSRPVDCVLCPNKGGAFKQTSDGHWAHVVCAIWIPEVCFANTVFLEPIEGIDNIPPARWKLTCYICKQKGMGAAIQCHKVNCYTAFHVTCAQRAGLFMKIEPMRETSLNGTTFTVRKTAYCEAHSPPGTVKKGRTATVREGEEEIAKNETEEEGAPKNKSKVKLKQKVKKETCASAPLLAVTQIPSYRLNKICSGLSFQRKNQFMQRLHNYWLLKRQSRNGVPLIRRLHSHLQSQRNAEQKEQDEKNSVVKEELKYWQKLRHDLERARLLIELIRKREKLKREQVKVQQAAMELQLTPFNVLLRTTLDLLQEKDPAQIFAEPVNLSEVPDYLEFISKPMDFSTMRRKLESHQYGTLDEFEEDFNLIVTNCMRYNSKDTIFHRAAVRLRDLGGAILRHARRQADNIGFDPEVGIHLPESPKTDDFYRFSWEDVDNILLPENRAHLSLEVQLKELLEKLDMVSTMRSSGARTRRIRLLRREINSIRQKLAQQQNKTMPNGDPASWEEGLDKMLQGDRDEDGEKADDTKPPLPLTLEPTGPAPSLSELDSLQDPPTLKPISESKSLKRLHKRLKSEGELFDKKTLPRESHAFQRLLSDNGLNGLALQATGVSASPPFSGVGRRTSVLFKKAKNGVKLQRGLDCPLENGEDHSQSGQLSPSSIGGERPSRKRPQTGSCSESDGEKPPRQAGTTAVTNGFRRHIESGSDSEGSSGLGSGLPCDVLSGLIPRKRSRGKPALARVPFLDGVNGDLEYSSSGRNLLMPFEEQTELEPLELVWAKCRGYPSYPALIIDPEMPREGLLHNGVPIPVPPLEVLKLGEQKQVEAGEKLFLVLFFDNKRTWQWLPRDKVLPLGVDDTVDKLKMMEGRKTSIRKSVQVAYDRAMIHMSRVRGDHPFVTPNYL, from the exons ATGAGGAAACCTCGCAGGAGGTCCCGGCAGGCTCTAGAAGGGAGACGTTCTCCTTCACCGTATAGTTTGAAATGCTCACCCACTCGGGAGACTTTGACGTATGCCCAGGCACAGCGAATAGTGGAGGTTGATATCGATGGACGTCTCCATCGCATCAGCATTTACGATCCTCTAAAGATAATCACAGAGGATGAGCTGACTGCCCAGGACATTACAGAATGCAACAGCAATAAAGAGAACAGTGAACAGCCACTGTTCCCTTCCAAATCCAAGAAAACGCAATCTAAGGGCAAAAAAAAGGAGTCAGGCACCAAACATGCTCCTGGGACATCTTTCCATCTACCCCAGCCCAGTTTTCGAATGATTGATTCCCTCAGCCAGCAAGATGCTCCAGCCCTGCCTACAGCATACTATCAGTACATCGAGAAACCACCCGAGGACATTGATGTTGAAGTGGAGTATGATATGGATGAGGAGGATCTGGCTTGGCTTGATATTGTCAATGAGAAGAGGAAGAATGACGGCTATGGGTCAGTTTCTGCCGAGACGTTTGAGCTGCTGGTAGATCGGTTGGAGAAGGAGTCGTACCTGGAGAGCCGCAACAATGGGCCCCAGCAAACTCTGATAGACGAGGATGCCGTCTGCTGTGTTTGCATGGATGATGAGTGTCATAACAGCAATGTCATTTTGTTTTGTGACATCTGCAACTTGGCTGTCCACCAGGAATGCTATGGCGTGCCCTATATCCCTGAGGGACAGTGGCTTTGCCGCTGCTGCCTACAGTCCCCTTCCCGCCCCGTTGATTGTGTTCTGTGCCCAAACAAAGGTGGCGCCTTCAAACAGACTAGTGATGGCCATTGGGCCCATGTTGTTTGTGCCATCTGGATCCCTGAAGTCTGTTTTGCGAACACTGTGTTTCTGGAACCCATTGAGGGGATAGACAATATCCCACCCGCTCGCTGGAAGCTAACTTGCTACATCTGCAAGCAGAAGGGCATGGGAGCTGCCATCCAGTGTCACAAGGTGAATTGCTATACTGCCTTCCATGTTACCTGTGCCCAGAGGGCTGGTCTCTTCATGAAGATTGAGCCCATGAGGGAGACCAGCCTCAATGGCACAACATTCACTGTACGCAAAACTGCTTATTGTGAAGCACATTCCCCTCCTGGCACAGTGAAGAAAGGGCGTACAGCTACTGTccgtgaaggggaggaggagattgCAAAGAATGAAACGGAGGAGGAGGGCGCTCCCAAGAACAAGAGCAAAGTGAAGTTGAAGCAGAAGGTAAAGAAGGAAACCTGTGCTTCTGCACCTTTGCTGGCGGTCACACAAATCCCTTCTTACCG GTTGAATAAAATATGCAGTGGACTCTCCTTTCAGAGAAAGAATCAATTCATGCAGAGGCTACACAACTACTGGCTGTTAAAGCGTCAGTCGAGAAACGGAGTCCCATTGATACGGCGGTTGCATTCTCACTTGCAGTCCCAGAGAAATGCAGAACAG AAAGAGCAGGATGAAAAGAACAGTGTCGTAAAGGAAGAACTGAAATACTGGCAGAAATTGCGACATGACTTGGAAAGGGCACGGTTACTCATTGAACTGATCCGTAAGCGGGAGAAACTTAAACGTGAGCAG gTAAAGGTTCAGCAAGCTGCTATGGAGTTACAGCTCACACCTTTCAATGTGCTGCTCCGCACGACGCTGGACCTGCTGCAGGAAAAGGATCCAGCCCAGATCTTTGCAGAGCCTGTAAACCTGAGTGAG GTTCCAGATTACCTGGAATTCATTTCCAAGCCAATGGATTTTTCTACCATGAGGCGGAAGCTGGAGTCCCACCAGTACGGAACACTGGATGAGTTTGAGGAAGACTTTAACCTTATTGTTACCAACTGCATGAGGTATAATTCTAAAGACACAATTTTCCATCGAGCAGCTGTCCGGCTGAGAGACCTTGGAGGGGCAATATTGCGCCATGCGCGGCGGCAAGCTGACAATATTGGCTTTGACCCCGAAGTGGGGATTCACTTGCCTGAATCACCGAAGACAGATGATTTTTATCGTTTTTCTTGGGAGGATG TGGATAACATTCTGCTCCCTGAAAACCGGGCTCACCTTTCCTTGGAGGTACAGCTGAAAGAGCTGTTGGAAAAGCTGGACATGGTGAGCACCATGCGGTCAAGTGGTGCCCGCACCCGTCGCATCCGCCTCTTGAGACGTGAAATCAACTCTATCCGGCAGAAGCTAGCCCAGCAACAGAACAAAACCATGCCAAATGGAGACCCGGCTTCTTGGGAGGAGGGATTGGACAAGATGCTTCAAGGAGACCGGGATGAGGATGGGGAGAAAG CAGATGACACCAAGCCCCCACTTCCCCTCACTCTGGAGCCCACAGGACCTGCACCCTCCCTATCGGAGCTGGACTCTCTGCAGGACCCTCCAACTCTCAAACCCATTAGCGAAAGCAAGTCCTTGAAAAGACTACATAAACGGCTGAAGTCCGAGGGCGAGCTCTTTGATAAGAAGACACTGCCGAGGGAGAGCCACGCCTTCCAGCGCTTGCTCAGCGACAACGGCCTGAATGGATTGGCCCTTCAGGCCACGGGCGTTTCTGCCAGCCCTCCGTTTAGTGGAGTGGGCAGGCGGACatctgtcctttttaaaaaagccaagaaCGGGGTGAAACTGCAAAGAGGTCTGGACTGCCCCCTTGAGAATGGAGAGGACCACAGCCAGAGTGGGCAGCTCTCCCCCTCCAGCATTGGGGGTGAGCGGCCATCCCGGAAACGGCCGCAGACTGGGAGCTGCAGCGAGAGCGATGGCGAGAAACCCCCCAGGCAGGCAGGAACGACAG CGGTGACCAATGGCTTCAGAAGGCACATAGAGAGCGGATCTGACTCGGAGGGCAGTTCCGGCCTTGGCAGTGGACTCCCATGTGATGTTTTGAG TGGTCTGATTCCTCGCAAACGGAGCCGAGGAAAGCCTGCTCTTGCACGGGTCCCGTTCTTGGATGGCGTAAATGGAGATTTGGAATACAGTAGCTCAG GTAGAAATCTATTGATGCCCTTCGAGGAGCAAACTGAACTAGAACCACTGGAGCTTGTGTGGGCAAAGTGTCGTGGCTATCCTTCTTACCCGGCATTG ATAATTGATCCTGAGATGCCCCGAGAGGGTCTCCTTCACAATGGAGTCCCCATCCCCGTCCCCCCTCTGGAAGTATTGAAGCTGGGGGAGCAGAaacaggtggaagctggagaaaagcttttccttgTCCTCTTCTTTGATAACAAGAGGACATG GCAGTGGCTTCCGCGGGACAAAGTTCTCCCTCTTGGAGTAGATGACACAGTGGATAAACTGAAGATGATGGAAGGACGAAAAACCAGCATCCGCAAATCTGTCCAGGTGGCTTATGACCGGGCCATGATCCATATGAGTCGAGTCCGGGGAGACCATCCTTTTGTCACGCCAAATTATCTGTAG
- the BRPF3 gene encoding bromodomain and PHD finger-containing protein 3 isoform X3, with translation MRKPRRRSRQALEGRRSPSPYSLKCSPTRETLTYAQAQRIVEVDIDGRLHRISIYDPLKIITEDELTAQDITECNSNKENSEQPLFPSKSKKTQSKGKKKESGTKHAPGTSFHLPQPSFRMIDSLSQQDAPALPTAYYQYIEKPPEDIDVEVEYDMDEEDLAWLDIVNEKRKNDGYGSVSAETFELLVDRLEKESYLESRNNGPQQTLIDEDAVCCVCMDDECHNSNVILFCDICNLAVHQECYGVPYIPEGQWLCRCCLQSPSRPVDCVLCPNKGGAFKQTSDGHWAHVVCAIWIPEVCFANTVFLEPIEGIDNIPPARWKLTCYICKQKGMGAAIQCHKVNCYTAFHVTCAQRAGLFMKIEPMRETSLNGTTFTVRKTAYCEAHSPPGTVKKGRTATVREGEEEIAKNETEEEGAPKNKSKVKLKQKVKKETCASAPLLAVTQIPSYRLNKICSGLSFQRKNQFMQRLHNYWLLKRQSRNGVPLIRRLHSHLQSQRNAEQKEQDEKNSVVKEELKYWQKLRHDLERARLLIELIRKREKLKREQVKVQQAAMELQLTPFNVLLRTTLDLLQEKDPAQIFAEPVNLSEVPDYLEFISKPMDFSTMRRKLESHQYGTLDEFEEDFNLIVTNCMRYNSKDTIFHRAAVRLRDLGGAILRHARRQADNIGFDPEVGIHLPESPKTDDFYRFSWEDVDNILLPENRAHLSLEVQLKELLEKLDMVSTMRSSGARTRRIRLLRREINSIRQKLAQQQNKTMPNGDPASWEEGLDKMLQGDRDEDGEKAVTNGFRRHIESGSDSEGSSGLGSGLPCDVLSGLIPRKRSRGKPALARVPFLDGVNGDLEYSSSGRNLLMPFEEQTELEPLELVWAKCRGYPSYPALIIDPEMPREGLLHNGVPIPVPPLEVLKLGEQKQVEAGEKLFLVLFFDNKRTWQWLPRDKVLPLGVDDTVDKLKMMEGRKTSIRKSVQVAYDRAMIHMSRVRGDHPFVTPNYL, from the exons ATGAGGAAACCTCGCAGGAGGTCCCGGCAGGCTCTAGAAGGGAGACGTTCTCCTTCACCGTATAGTTTGAAATGCTCACCCACTCGGGAGACTTTGACGTATGCCCAGGCACAGCGAATAGTGGAGGTTGATATCGATGGACGTCTCCATCGCATCAGCATTTACGATCCTCTAAAGATAATCACAGAGGATGAGCTGACTGCCCAGGACATTACAGAATGCAACAGCAATAAAGAGAACAGTGAACAGCCACTGTTCCCTTCCAAATCCAAGAAAACGCAATCTAAGGGCAAAAAAAAGGAGTCAGGCACCAAACATGCTCCTGGGACATCTTTCCATCTACCCCAGCCCAGTTTTCGAATGATTGATTCCCTCAGCCAGCAAGATGCTCCAGCCCTGCCTACAGCATACTATCAGTACATCGAGAAACCACCCGAGGACATTGATGTTGAAGTGGAGTATGATATGGATGAGGAGGATCTGGCTTGGCTTGATATTGTCAATGAGAAGAGGAAGAATGACGGCTATGGGTCAGTTTCTGCCGAGACGTTTGAGCTGCTGGTAGATCGGTTGGAGAAGGAGTCGTACCTGGAGAGCCGCAACAATGGGCCCCAGCAAACTCTGATAGACGAGGATGCCGTCTGCTGTGTTTGCATGGATGATGAGTGTCATAACAGCAATGTCATTTTGTTTTGTGACATCTGCAACTTGGCTGTCCACCAGGAATGCTATGGCGTGCCCTATATCCCTGAGGGACAGTGGCTTTGCCGCTGCTGCCTACAGTCCCCTTCCCGCCCCGTTGATTGTGTTCTGTGCCCAAACAAAGGTGGCGCCTTCAAACAGACTAGTGATGGCCATTGGGCCCATGTTGTTTGTGCCATCTGGATCCCTGAAGTCTGTTTTGCGAACACTGTGTTTCTGGAACCCATTGAGGGGATAGACAATATCCCACCCGCTCGCTGGAAGCTAACTTGCTACATCTGCAAGCAGAAGGGCATGGGAGCTGCCATCCAGTGTCACAAGGTGAATTGCTATACTGCCTTCCATGTTACCTGTGCCCAGAGGGCTGGTCTCTTCATGAAGATTGAGCCCATGAGGGAGACCAGCCTCAATGGCACAACATTCACTGTACGCAAAACTGCTTATTGTGAAGCACATTCCCCTCCTGGCACAGTGAAGAAAGGGCGTACAGCTACTGTccgtgaaggggaggaggagattgCAAAGAATGAAACGGAGGAGGAGGGCGCTCCCAAGAACAAGAGCAAAGTGAAGTTGAAGCAGAAGGTAAAGAAGGAAACCTGTGCTTCTGCACCTTTGCTGGCGGTCACACAAATCCCTTCTTACCG GTTGAATAAAATATGCAGTGGACTCTCCTTTCAGAGAAAGAATCAATTCATGCAGAGGCTACACAACTACTGGCTGTTAAAGCGTCAGTCGAGAAACGGAGTCCCATTGATACGGCGGTTGCATTCTCACTTGCAGTCCCAGAGAAATGCAGAACAG AAAGAGCAGGATGAAAAGAACAGTGTCGTAAAGGAAGAACTGAAATACTGGCAGAAATTGCGACATGACTTGGAAAGGGCACGGTTACTCATTGAACTGATCCGTAAGCGGGAGAAACTTAAACGTGAGCAG gTAAAGGTTCAGCAAGCTGCTATGGAGTTACAGCTCACACCTTTCAATGTGCTGCTCCGCACGACGCTGGACCTGCTGCAGGAAAAGGATCCAGCCCAGATCTTTGCAGAGCCTGTAAACCTGAGTGAG GTTCCAGATTACCTGGAATTCATTTCCAAGCCAATGGATTTTTCTACCATGAGGCGGAAGCTGGAGTCCCACCAGTACGGAACACTGGATGAGTTTGAGGAAGACTTTAACCTTATTGTTACCAACTGCATGAGGTATAATTCTAAAGACACAATTTTCCATCGAGCAGCTGTCCGGCTGAGAGACCTTGGAGGGGCAATATTGCGCCATGCGCGGCGGCAAGCTGACAATATTGGCTTTGACCCCGAAGTGGGGATTCACTTGCCTGAATCACCGAAGACAGATGATTTTTATCGTTTTTCTTGGGAGGATG TGGATAACATTCTGCTCCCTGAAAACCGGGCTCACCTTTCCTTGGAGGTACAGCTGAAAGAGCTGTTGGAAAAGCTGGACATGGTGAGCACCATGCGGTCAAGTGGTGCCCGCACCCGTCGCATCCGCCTCTTGAGACGTGAAATCAACTCTATCCGGCAGAAGCTAGCCCAGCAACAGAACAAAACCATGCCAAATGGAGACCCGGCTTCTTGGGAGGAGGGATTGGACAAGATGCTTCAAGGAGACCGGGATGAGGATGGGGAGAAAG CGGTGACCAATGGCTTCAGAAGGCACATAGAGAGCGGATCTGACTCGGAGGGCAGTTCCGGCCTTGGCAGTGGACTCCCATGTGATGTTTTGAG TGGTCTGATTCCTCGCAAACGGAGCCGAGGAAAGCCTGCTCTTGCACGGGTCCCGTTCTTGGATGGCGTAAATGGAGATTTGGAATACAGTAGCTCAG GTAGAAATCTATTGATGCCCTTCGAGGAGCAAACTGAACTAGAACCACTGGAGCTTGTGTGGGCAAAGTGTCGTGGCTATCCTTCTTACCCGGCATTG ATAATTGATCCTGAGATGCCCCGAGAGGGTCTCCTTCACAATGGAGTCCCCATCCCCGTCCCCCCTCTGGAAGTATTGAAGCTGGGGGAGCAGAaacaggtggaagctggagaaaagcttttccttgTCCTCTTCTTTGATAACAAGAGGACATG GCAGTGGCTTCCGCGGGACAAAGTTCTCCCTCTTGGAGTAGATGACACAGTGGATAAACTGAAGATGATGGAAGGACGAAAAACCAGCATCCGCAAATCTGTCCAGGTGGCTTATGACCGGGCCATGATCCATATGAGTCGAGTCCGGGGAGACCATCCTTTTGTCACGCCAAATTATCTGTAG
- the BRPF3 gene encoding bromodomain and PHD finger-containing protein 3 isoform X2, whose product MRKPRRRSRQALEGRRSPSPYSLKCSPTRETLTYAQAQRIVEVDIDGRLHRISIYDPLKIITEDELTAQDITECNSNKENSEQPLFPSKSKKTQSKGKKKESGTKHAPGTSFHLPQPSFRMIDSLSQQDAPALPTAYYQYIEKPPEDIDVEVEYDMDEEDLAWLDIVNEKRKNDGYGSVSAETFELLVDRLEKESYLESRNNGPQQTLIDEDAVCCVCMDDECHNSNVILFCDICNLAVHQECYGVPYIPEGQWLCRCCLQSPSRPVDCVLCPNKGGAFKQTSDGHWAHVVCAIWIPEVCFANTVFLEPIEGIDNIPPARWKLTCYICKQKGMGAAIQCHKVNCYTAFHVTCAQRAGLFMKIEPMRETSLNGTTFTVRKTAYCEAHSPPGTVKKGRTATVREGEEEIAKNETEEEGAPKNKSKVKLKQKVKKETCASAPLLAVTQIPSYRLNKICSGLSFQRKNQFMQRLHNYWLLKRQSRNGVPLIRRLHSHLQSQRNAEQKEQDEKNSVVKEELKYWQKLRHDLERARLLIELIRKREKLKREQVKVQQAAMELQLTPFNVLLRTTLDLLQEKDPAQIFAEPVNLSEVPDYLEFISKPMDFSTMRRKLESHQYGTLDEFEEDFNLIVTNCMRYNSKDTIFHRAAVRLRDLGGAILRHARRQADNIGFDPEVGIHLPESPKTDDFYRFSWEDVDNILLPENRAHLSLEVQLKELLEKLDMVSTMRSSGARTRRIRLLRREINSIRQKLAQQQNKTMPNGDPASWEEGLDKMLQGDRDEDGEKDDTKPPLPLTLEPTGPAPSLSELDSLQDPPTLKPISESKSLKRLHKRLKSEGELFDKKTLPRESHAFQRLLSDNGLNGLALQATGVSASPPFSGVGRRTSVLFKKAKNGVKLQRGLDCPLENGEDHSQSGQLSPSSIGGERPSRKRPQTGSCSESDGEKPPRQAGTTAVTNGFRRHIESGSDSEGSSGLGSGLPCDVLSGLIPRKRSRGKPALARVPFLDGVNGDLEYSSSGRNLLMPFEEQTELEPLELVWAKCRGYPSYPALIIDPEMPREGLLHNGVPIPVPPLEVLKLGEQKQVEAGEKLFLVLFFDNKRTWQWLPRDKVLPLGVDDTVDKLKMMEGRKTSIRKSVQVAYDRAMIHMSRVRGDHPFVTPNYL is encoded by the exons ATGAGGAAACCTCGCAGGAGGTCCCGGCAGGCTCTAGAAGGGAGACGTTCTCCTTCACCGTATAGTTTGAAATGCTCACCCACTCGGGAGACTTTGACGTATGCCCAGGCACAGCGAATAGTGGAGGTTGATATCGATGGACGTCTCCATCGCATCAGCATTTACGATCCTCTAAAGATAATCACAGAGGATGAGCTGACTGCCCAGGACATTACAGAATGCAACAGCAATAAAGAGAACAGTGAACAGCCACTGTTCCCTTCCAAATCCAAGAAAACGCAATCTAAGGGCAAAAAAAAGGAGTCAGGCACCAAACATGCTCCTGGGACATCTTTCCATCTACCCCAGCCCAGTTTTCGAATGATTGATTCCCTCAGCCAGCAAGATGCTCCAGCCCTGCCTACAGCATACTATCAGTACATCGAGAAACCACCCGAGGACATTGATGTTGAAGTGGAGTATGATATGGATGAGGAGGATCTGGCTTGGCTTGATATTGTCAATGAGAAGAGGAAGAATGACGGCTATGGGTCAGTTTCTGCCGAGACGTTTGAGCTGCTGGTAGATCGGTTGGAGAAGGAGTCGTACCTGGAGAGCCGCAACAATGGGCCCCAGCAAACTCTGATAGACGAGGATGCCGTCTGCTGTGTTTGCATGGATGATGAGTGTCATAACAGCAATGTCATTTTGTTTTGTGACATCTGCAACTTGGCTGTCCACCAGGAATGCTATGGCGTGCCCTATATCCCTGAGGGACAGTGGCTTTGCCGCTGCTGCCTACAGTCCCCTTCCCGCCCCGTTGATTGTGTTCTGTGCCCAAACAAAGGTGGCGCCTTCAAACAGACTAGTGATGGCCATTGGGCCCATGTTGTTTGTGCCATCTGGATCCCTGAAGTCTGTTTTGCGAACACTGTGTTTCTGGAACCCATTGAGGGGATAGACAATATCCCACCCGCTCGCTGGAAGCTAACTTGCTACATCTGCAAGCAGAAGGGCATGGGAGCTGCCATCCAGTGTCACAAGGTGAATTGCTATACTGCCTTCCATGTTACCTGTGCCCAGAGGGCTGGTCTCTTCATGAAGATTGAGCCCATGAGGGAGACCAGCCTCAATGGCACAACATTCACTGTACGCAAAACTGCTTATTGTGAAGCACATTCCCCTCCTGGCACAGTGAAGAAAGGGCGTACAGCTACTGTccgtgaaggggaggaggagattgCAAAGAATGAAACGGAGGAGGAGGGCGCTCCCAAGAACAAGAGCAAAGTGAAGTTGAAGCAGAAGGTAAAGAAGGAAACCTGTGCTTCTGCACCTTTGCTGGCGGTCACACAAATCCCTTCTTACCG GTTGAATAAAATATGCAGTGGACTCTCCTTTCAGAGAAAGAATCAATTCATGCAGAGGCTACACAACTACTGGCTGTTAAAGCGTCAGTCGAGAAACGGAGTCCCATTGATACGGCGGTTGCATTCTCACTTGCAGTCCCAGAGAAATGCAGAACAG AAAGAGCAGGATGAAAAGAACAGTGTCGTAAAGGAAGAACTGAAATACTGGCAGAAATTGCGACATGACTTGGAAAGGGCACGGTTACTCATTGAACTGATCCGTAAGCGGGAGAAACTTAAACGTGAGCAG gTAAAGGTTCAGCAAGCTGCTATGGAGTTACAGCTCACACCTTTCAATGTGCTGCTCCGCACGACGCTGGACCTGCTGCAGGAAAAGGATCCAGCCCAGATCTTTGCAGAGCCTGTAAACCTGAGTGAG GTTCCAGATTACCTGGAATTCATTTCCAAGCCAATGGATTTTTCTACCATGAGGCGGAAGCTGGAGTCCCACCAGTACGGAACACTGGATGAGTTTGAGGAAGACTTTAACCTTATTGTTACCAACTGCATGAGGTATAATTCTAAAGACACAATTTTCCATCGAGCAGCTGTCCGGCTGAGAGACCTTGGAGGGGCAATATTGCGCCATGCGCGGCGGCAAGCTGACAATATTGGCTTTGACCCCGAAGTGGGGATTCACTTGCCTGAATCACCGAAGACAGATGATTTTTATCGTTTTTCTTGGGAGGATG TGGATAACATTCTGCTCCCTGAAAACCGGGCTCACCTTTCCTTGGAGGTACAGCTGAAAGAGCTGTTGGAAAAGCTGGACATGGTGAGCACCATGCGGTCAAGTGGTGCCCGCACCCGTCGCATCCGCCTCTTGAGACGTGAAATCAACTCTATCCGGCAGAAGCTAGCCCAGCAACAGAACAAAACCATGCCAAATGGAGACCCGGCTTCTTGGGAGGAGGGATTGGACAAGATGCTTCAAGGAGACCGGGATGAGGATGGGGAGAAAG ATGACACCAAGCCCCCACTTCCCCTCACTCTGGAGCCCACAGGACCTGCACCCTCCCTATCGGAGCTGGACTCTCTGCAGGACCCTCCAACTCTCAAACCCATTAGCGAAAGCAAGTCCTTGAAAAGACTACATAAACGGCTGAAGTCCGAGGGCGAGCTCTTTGATAAGAAGACACTGCCGAGGGAGAGCCACGCCTTCCAGCGCTTGCTCAGCGACAACGGCCTGAATGGATTGGCCCTTCAGGCCACGGGCGTTTCTGCCAGCCCTCCGTTTAGTGGAGTGGGCAGGCGGACatctgtcctttttaaaaaagccaagaaCGGGGTGAAACTGCAAAGAGGTCTGGACTGCCCCCTTGAGAATGGAGAGGACCACAGCCAGAGTGGGCAGCTCTCCCCCTCCAGCATTGGGGGTGAGCGGCCATCCCGGAAACGGCCGCAGACTGGGAGCTGCAGCGAGAGCGATGGCGAGAAACCCCCCAGGCAGGCAGGAACGACAG CGGTGACCAATGGCTTCAGAAGGCACATAGAGAGCGGATCTGACTCGGAGGGCAGTTCCGGCCTTGGCAGTGGACTCCCATGTGATGTTTTGAG TGGTCTGATTCCTCGCAAACGGAGCCGAGGAAAGCCTGCTCTTGCACGGGTCCCGTTCTTGGATGGCGTAAATGGAGATTTGGAATACAGTAGCTCAG GTAGAAATCTATTGATGCCCTTCGAGGAGCAAACTGAACTAGAACCACTGGAGCTTGTGTGGGCAAAGTGTCGTGGCTATCCTTCTTACCCGGCATTG ATAATTGATCCTGAGATGCCCCGAGAGGGTCTCCTTCACAATGGAGTCCCCATCCCCGTCCCCCCTCTGGAAGTATTGAAGCTGGGGGAGCAGAaacaggtggaagctggagaaaagcttttccttgTCCTCTTCTTTGATAACAAGAGGACATG GCAGTGGCTTCCGCGGGACAAAGTTCTCCCTCTTGGAGTAGATGACACAGTGGATAAACTGAAGATGATGGAAGGACGAAAAACCAGCATCCGCAAATCTGTCCAGGTGGCTTATGACCGGGCCATGATCCATATGAGTCGAGTCCGGGGAGACCATCCTTTTGTCACGCCAAATTATCTGTAG